A genomic stretch from Xenopus laevis strain J_2021 chromosome 6S, Xenopus_laevis_v10.1, whole genome shotgun sequence includes:
- the cbln2.S gene encoding cerebellin 2 precursor S homeolog precursor — MNLEKNGAREREAEGWRWSLDLVTKLALSIVLMLFAPPLVNAQNDTEPIVLEGKCLVVCDSNPSSDGAATSSLGISVRSGSAKVGFSVIRSTNHEPPEMINRTNTIYFDQVLVNVGNHFDLASSTFTAPRKGIYSFSFHVVKVYNRQTIQVSLMQNNYAVISAFAGDQDVTREAASNGVLLHMERSDKVHLRLERGNLMGGWQYSTFSGFLIFPL; from the exons ATGAATCTAGAGAAGAATGGCGCACGAGAGAGGGAAGCTGAAGGCTGGAGATGGAGCTTGGACCTAGTTACTAAACTGGCGCTGTCCATTGTGCTGATGCTCTTTGCGCCCCCTCTGGTGAATGCGCAGAATGACACGGAGCCTATCGTGCTGGAAGGCAAGTGCCTGGTGGTCTGCGACTCAAACCCGTCTTCTGATGGAGCCGCCACCTCCTCTTTAGGGATCTCAGTTCGCTCTGGGAGTGCCAAGGTCGGCTTCTCAGTTATTAGGAGCACCAACCATGAGCCGCCTGAGATGATCAATCGCACCAACACCATCTATTTTGATCAg GTGCTGGTAAATGTTGGGAATCACTTTGACCTTGCCTCCAGCACATTTACAGCTCCAAGGAAGGGGATCTATAGCTTCAGTTTCCACGTGGTGAAGGTGTACAACAGGCAAACGATTCAG GTAAGTCTAATGCAGAACAACTACGCGGTGATCTCTGCCTTTGCTGGGGACCAGGATGTGACCAGAGAAGCAGCAAGTAATGGAGTTCTTCTGCACATGGAAAGATCTGATAAAGTCCATCTAAGACTGGAAAGAGGGAACCTTATGGGAGGTTGGCAATATTCCACCTTCTCTGGCTTTTTAATTTTTCcactataa